From Aedes albopictus strain Foshan chromosome 1, AalbF5, whole genome shotgun sequence, one genomic window encodes:
- the LOC109406395 gene encoding speckle-type POZ protein-like, with translation MENLAGSLEVASGVFHNVTWTFMFDTQRYTPLACWQVESDRFWILGNACKLGLENIRRLCNKNYVWYVDAYLILIVDDQPKRDSIELSYSIHAMGKANCKLFSWASKPKEFSPEQDHEHFDKNVNANTFLANIKVFAKDMLTLRCEIIFGENPPPLPECHLPNQLRMLMDEKYTDVTVVVGERQIRAHKVVLAAHSPVFDAMFRSDMQESSQNVIEIDDFDYEVVQEMMTYIYSDSSPKIENLVCSLLRAADKYELGRLKALCEQTLCDKVSVDTAVEYQALAVLYNAAQLQRIAAAFIADNIFNVQKTDDWQRMVQMFSLSYICQKDKQNVEHDDKEDRDLFKIKSI, from the coding sequence ATGGAAAATCTGGCTGGATCTCTTGAAGTTGCATCGGGTGTCTTTCATAATGTCACGTGGACATTTATGTTTGATACGCAACGTTATACACCGTTGGCATGTTGGCAAGTAGAGTCCGACCGATTCTGGATTTTAGGTAATGCGTGCAAATTGGGTCTTGAAAACATACGACGTCTATGTAACAAAAATTATGTTTGGTACGTCGACGCTTACTTAATTTTGATTGTTGATGACCAGCCTAAACGAGATTCAATTGAGCTCAGCTATAGCATACATGCCATGGGAAAGGCCAATTGTAAATTGTTTTCCTGGGCCAGTAAGCCCAAGGAGTTTTCACCAGAACAGGACCATGAACATTTTGACAAGAATGTTAATGCAAACACATTTTTGGCGAACATCAAAGTATTCGCTAAAGACATGCTGACATTACGTTGCGAAATAATTTTCGGAGAAAATCCTCCCCCTCTACCGGAATGTCATCTTCCTAATCAATTGAGAATGCTGATGGATGAAAAGTATACGGATGTCACTGTGGTGGTTGGAGAAAGACAAATCAGAGCCCACAAAGTCGTGTTGGCCGCCCACAGCCCCGTATTCGACGCGATGTTTAGATCAGACATGCAGGAAAGCAGTCAAAATGTAATCGAAATTGATGATTTTGACTACGAAGTTGTCCAGGAAATGATGACCTACATATATTCGGATTCTTCACCGAAAATTGAAAACCTGGTCTGCAGCCTCCTAAGAGCAGCGGACAAGTACGAACTGGGCAGACTGAAAGCACTCTGTGAGCAGACGCTCTGTGACAAAGTGTCGGTGGATACCGCGGTGGAATATCAAGCCCTTGCTGTGCTTTACAATGCAGCCCAGTTGCAACGGATCGCCGCAGCATTCATTGCAGACAATATATTTAATGTGCAAAAAACGGATGATTGGCAACGTATGGTACAAATGTTTTCCCTCAGCTACATTTGTCAGAAGGATAAACAAAATGTTGAGCATGATGATAAAGAGGACCGCGATTTATTCAAGATAAAGTCAATCTAA